Proteins from one Patescibacteria group bacterium genomic window:
- the rpmA gene encoding 50S ribosomal protein L27, producing the protein MAHKKAGGSTSLGRDSQSKRLGVKLFAGQNAKAGAILVRQRGTKFHAGKNVGQGNDDSLFAKISGTVQFRRLKRKKFDGSLKETKYIDVIPE; encoded by the coding sequence ATGGCACATAAGAAAGCAGGAGGTTCCACTAGTTTAGGCCGAGATTCCCAGAGTAAAAGACTCGGCGTCAAATTGTTTGCCGGTCAAAATGCTAAAGCGGGCGCTATTTTGGTACGCCAAAGAGGCACCAAATTCCACGCTGGCAAAAATGTCGGTCAAGGCAATGATGATTCTTTATTTGCCAAAATATCTGGAACAGTCCAATTTAGAAGACTAAAAAGAAAGAAATTTGACGGGTCACTAAAAGAAACAAAATACATTGACGTAATCCCTGAGTAA
- the lexA gene encoding transcriptional repressor LexA yields the protein MPELTKRQKQILDFVTQFIQSNEYAPSYREIAEYFGLSSTATIHEHIKSLEDKGLITSSHNAARSLEVIHHRFGKAIELPLAGLITAGEPIEAIQSNETIAIPQHLVRDENSFVLKVKGESMIEDGILDGDYVVVERNFYPKNGDVVVALLDNEYATLKKYFREKDRIRLQPANRTMRPIFVKNPAIQGIVKAILRTFL from the coding sequence ATGCCTGAGTTAACCAAAAGACAAAAGCAAATATTAGACTTTGTCACTCAATTTATCCAGAGCAATGAATATGCTCCCAGCTATAGAGAGATTGCTGAGTACTTTGGCCTATCCTCTACTGCTACCATCCACGAGCATATCAAATCACTTGAAGACAAAGGCCTCATAACATCTTCGCACAATGCTGCTCGCTCACTGGAAGTTATCCACCATAGATTTGGTAAAGCAATTGAACTGCCCCTAGCTGGACTGATTACTGCTGGAGAGCCGATTGAGGCCATACAAAGCAATGAGACAATTGCCATTCCTCAGCATTTAGTCCGTGACGAAAACAGCTTTGTCCTCAAAGTCAAAGGTGAATCCATGATTGAAGACGGAATACTTGATGGAGACTACGTGGTAGTAGAAAGAAACTTCTATCCCAAAAATGGTGACGTAGTAGTAGCACTTCTGGATAATGAATATGCCACACTCAAAAAATATTTTCGAGAAAAGGATCGGATTAGACTACAGCCTGCCAACCGCACTATGAGACCTATCTTTGTTAAAAATCCGGCCATTCAAGGTATAGTAAAAGCGATTTTGAGAACTTTCTTATAA
- a CDS encoding PEGA domain-containing protein, giving the protein MEKTLRRLTYSFFFLLFFIIAPLLTVYSLGYRYDFDTGNIEKNGAFYIKSYPRGADIYVDDQKSKRQTPSQVLNIKPGKHKIVVSKNKYVSWQKNLDVSSGETTFAEDIVLFLENREKTLLGQGSDRFLINKQKYQYAYIDENKLIITDVEQGKKFDVFNLEEDFDLVDWSADNQMMLLKNQSEYFYFDINQKTLTPLLLDKIQKILWEENSSTFIYLKDNKLYRKERREPWDSSAYPDKLLEIDQSINDFDIEGNWLIVQYTLDKENYIEQFDRYTLESKQFINDASIGNLRILLADNNYLIFLMGSKLYIKNTFQDLVTIPVTLAELHDERLLLSNGHEIILFDYKNQWQSLIDRSSNLVSEIMWHPNGSYFISEINDRTNLIEIDGRDQRNTINLLENPRKKMYLFNKKGDRLFILTPEENFYLTIQ; this is encoded by the coding sequence ATGGAAAAAACACTGCGTAGACTTACATATTCTTTCTTTTTTCTCTTATTTTTTATAATAGCCCCATTACTAACGGTCTATTCTTTAGGTTATCGCTATGATTTTGATACTGGCAATATTGAAAAAAATGGCGCTTTTTATATTAAGTCATACCCCCGAGGGGCTGATATCTATGTGGATGACCAAAAAAGTAAACGTCAAACCCCCAGTCAGGTGCTCAACATAAAACCAGGCAAACACAAAATAGTGGTCAGTAAAAATAAATATGTTAGTTGGCAAAAAAATCTTGACGTCTCCTCAGGCGAGACTACTTTTGCCGAAGATATTGTTTTATTTTTGGAAAACAGAGAAAAAACTCTTTTGGGTCAGGGCAGTGACAGATTTTTGATAAACAAACAAAAATATCAATACGCTTATATTGACGAAAATAAATTGATAATTACTGATGTAGAGCAAGGTAAAAAATTTGATGTCTTCAATCTGGAAGAAGACTTTGACCTAGTAGACTGGTCAGCTGACAATCAAATGATGCTTTTAAAAAATCAAAGCGAATATTTTTATTTTGATATCAACCAAAAAACTCTAACTCCTCTGCTCTTGGACAAAATCCAAAAAATACTTTGGGAAGAAAATTCTTCTACCTTTATATATCTCAAAGATAATAAACTATACCGAAAAGAAAGACGAGAGCCTTGGGACTCTTCTGCTTATCCTGATAAGCTCTTGGAAATTGATCAATCTATAAATGACTTTGATATAGAAGGCAACTGGCTGATTGTCCAGTACACTCTGGATAAAGAAAATTATATAGAGCAGTTTGACCGCTACACCCTAGAATCAAAACAATTTATCAATGATGCCAGTATCGGAAATTTGAGAATCCTACTAGCAGACAATAATTATCTTATTTTCTTGATGGGCTCCAAGCTATACATAAAAAATACTTTTCAGGATCTGGTCACTATCCCAGTGACTTTGGCAGAGCTTCACGACGAGAGACTACTTCTTTCGAATGGTCATGAAATAATCCTTTTTGATTACAAAAATCAGTGGCAAAGCCTGATTGATAGGTCTTCCAATCTAGTTTCGGAGATTATGTGGCATCCCAATGGTAGTTATTTTATCTCTGAGATAAATGATCGCACCAATCTGATTGAAATAGACGGACGTGACCAGCGTAATACCATCAATCTTTTGGAAAATCCCCGCAAGAAAATGTATTTGTTCAACAAAAAAGGAGATAGACTTTTTATTCTCACTCCCGAAGAAAATTTTTATTTGACTATACAATAA
- the murA gene encoding UDP-N-acetylglucosamine 1-carboxyvinyltransferase yields the protein MSSFIIQGGKSLGGSIKVAGFKNAATPIIAACLLSKEEITLHNVPLIEDVKRMIQILVSMGAKVTWSDKNSVKINCADVDPSKMDMKLVSTMRSSTLLMGALVGRFGKLTTKEPGGCNIGSRPLDAHFLGFSKLGIDVIRDKEDDRFYTLEKKRPAEEEITLSEFSVTGTENMILASVLNQGKVQINIAAAEPSVQDLCWFLQSMGADIEGVGTHTLVIQGVKKLKGAEYYVMPDPIETGTFISLAGATRSKFVIENVAPDFIALEIEKYREVGLKMDIKYIDLKPNGKYRLANITVDGKVELKAIKKLHDMPHPGFAPDLIQPFTVMMTQAQGTSLIHDWMYDGRLKYIAELKKMGANIVVSDPHRIVVIGPSPLFGKEITSFDLRAGATLIIAALSASGESKLTNIYQVDRGYEMLDNRLSQLGAKIQRVDQD from the coding sequence ATGTCTAGTTTTATTATTCAAGGTGGAAAAAGCCTAGGAGGATCAATCAAAGTAGCAGGTTTTAAAAATGCTGCTACTCCTATTATTGCCGCTTGTTTGTTGTCCAAAGAAGAAATCACATTACACAATGTGCCGCTTATTGAAGATGTCAAAAGAATGATCCAGATTTTGGTCTCTATGGGAGCTAAAGTCACTTGGAGTGACAAAAATAGCGTCAAGATTAATTGTGCGGATGTTGATCCATCTAAAATGGATATGAAACTGGTCTCTACTATGAGATCCTCCACACTACTTATGGGAGCATTAGTCGGCCGCTTTGGAAAACTGACTACCAAAGAGCCGGGCGGATGCAACATTGGGTCTCGTCCTTTGGACGCCCATTTTTTGGGTTTTAGTAAATTAGGTATTGATGTGATCAGAGACAAAGAAGATGACCGTTTTTATACTTTAGAAAAAAAACGTCCAGCGGAAGAAGAAATCACTTTGAGTGAATTTTCTGTGACCGGTACTGAAAATATGATTTTGGCTTCGGTATTAAACCAAGGCAAAGTACAAATAAATATTGCTGCGGCTGAGCCTTCAGTCCAGGATTTGTGCTGGTTTTTGCAATCAATGGGGGCAGATATAGAAGGTGTGGGCACTCATACTTTGGTTATACAAGGGGTCAAAAAGCTCAAAGGCGCCGAATATTACGTAATGCCAGATCCGATTGAGACCGGTACTTTTATATCACTAGCTGGTGCTACCCGTTCTAAGTTTGTCATAGAAAATGTGGCTCCTGATTTTATTGCTTTGGAAATTGAAAAATATCGTGAAGTTGGTTTGAAGATGGATATTAAATATATTGACCTAAAACCAAACGGTAAATATAGACTGGCCAATATTACGGTGGACGGCAAAGTAGAGCTAAAAGCTATCAAAAAGCTTCATGACATGCCTCATCCAGGCTTTGCCCCAGATCTTATCCAGCCTTTTACAGTTATGATGACTCAGGCTCAGGGCACTTCATTGATACATGATTGGATGTATGACGGAAGGCTCAAGTATATAGCCGAGCTCAAAAAAATGGGAGCTAATATTGTCGTGTCTGATCCCCACAGGATAGTAGTGATAGGTCCTTCGCCTTTGTTTGGTAAGGAAATAACCAGTTTTGATTTACGAGCTGGAGCAACACTTATTATTGCCGCTTTATCAGCTTCGGGAGAATCCAAACTAACTAATATCTATCAGGTAGATAGAGGATACGAAATGCTTGATAATCGTTTGTCACAATTGGGAGCCAAAATACAAAGAGTTGACCAAGATTAA
- a CDS encoding S41 family peptidase → MDQFSTGNQFSVEKKKSLWIKLAKIYALALFILAIFIFGLALGKSTSQSPKDSGQVLKYTANELKNIFSDNNNDIDVELFSEVWNIIHNDYLDKNQINDKDLFYGALAGMVDSLGDPHSTFFDPKITREFSQELEGSFYGIGAEIGRKNGWIVVVAPLPNTPADNAGLKAGDKILAIDGIDATTISVDKAVSLIRGDKGKEVILTIYSEDDEAAREVSIIRDKIDIPSVVYKLENNIAIVELTNFNDDTDKRFSKVAQQIINDNPKGIILDMRNNPGGYLATSVSIASYWLEPGQVVVRESFSDKRKDNDYKAENAISLAQFKTVVLVNEGSASASEIVAGALQDYGIAKVVGMTTFGKGSVQELVSLSDNSSVKITVARWLTPNGRTIEGQGVVPDVEIDLTTDDYNNDLDPQLDKAKEMIFE, encoded by the coding sequence ATGGACCAATTTAGCACTGGTAATCAGTTTTCGGTTGAAAAAAAGAAATCTTTATGGATTAAATTAGCCAAAATATATGCTCTTGCCTTATTTATTCTGGCTATTTTTATTTTTGGCTTAGCCTTGGGCAAAAGCACTAGTCAGTCTCCTAAAGATTCAGGTCAAGTACTCAAATATACAGCCAATGAATTAAAAAATATATTTTCAGATAACAATAATGATATAGATGTAGAACTATTTTCTGAGGTTTGGAATATTATACACAATGATTATTTGGATAAAAATCAGATAAATGATAAAGATTTATTTTATGGAGCATTAGCTGGCATGGTAGATAGTTTGGGTGATCCTCATTCTACATTTTTTGATCCCAAAATCACTCGTGAGTTTTCTCAGGAGCTTGAGGGTAGTTTTTATGGCATTGGTGCTGAGATAGGACGAAAAAATGGTTGGATTGTAGTAGTAGCGCCGCTACCAAACACACCAGCTGATAACGCTGGTTTAAAAGCGGGAGACAAAATATTGGCTATTGATGGCATTGATGCTACTACCATATCAGTAGATAAGGCAGTCAGTCTCATTAGAGGAGACAAAGGTAAAGAAGTAATATTGACTATTTATTCTGAAGATGATGAGGCAGCTCGTGAGGTGTCTATCATCAGAGATAAGATTGATATACCAAGCGTGGTTTACAAACTGGAAAATAATATTGCTATTGTAGAATTGACCAATTTTAATGATGATACTGATAAGCGTTTTTCCAAAGTAGCTCAACAGATAATCAATGATAATCCAAAAGGAATAATTTTGGATATGAGGAACAATCCAGGGGGCTATTTGGCAACCTCTGTGTCCATTGCCAGTTATTGGCTGGAGCCAGGTCAAGTTGTGGTCCGAGAATCTTTTTCTGACAAGAGAAAAGACAATGATTATAAAGCAGAAAATGCTATTAGTCTGGCTCAGTTTAAGACCGTGGTACTAGTCAACGAAGGCTCAGCTTCAGCTTCGGAAATTGTTGCCGGCGCACTTCAGGATTATGGTATAGCTAAAGTGGTGGGTATGACTACTTTTGGTAAGGGTTCAGTCCAGGAGCTGGTAAGCCTGTCAGATAACTCATCAGTCAAAATTACAGTTGCCCGTTGGCTGACACCAAATGGACGGACTATAGAAGGTCAAGGAGTGGTGCCAGATGTGGAAATAGATTTGACTACTGATGATTACAACAACGACCTTGATCCACAGTTAGACAAGGCCAAAGAAATGATTTTTGAATAA
- the rplI gene encoding 50S ribosomal protein L9, producing MKVVLIENINSLGKKGDIKDVSDGYAANFLLPHGLVVLATSENIAKWQAQEKQIQQNTDLRQENYDKIAKTLNKQSLTFAGKVSEKDILFQGISPKDIVTSIKEKFNLDINEKWFVKSEHFKTTGRHSVFLRLPNNKLISFFININPVK from the coding sequence ATGAAAGTAGTATTAATTGAAAATATAAATTCTCTGGGCAAGAAAGGGGATATAAAAGATGTGTCCGATGGTTATGCGGCCAATTTTTTGTTGCCACATGGCCTGGTAGTTTTGGCTACCAGTGAAAATATCGCCAAGTGGCAGGCTCAGGAAAAACAAATTCAGCAAAATACAGATTTGCGTCAGGAAAATTATGATAAGATTGCCAAGACTCTCAACAAACAAAGTTTGACTTTTGCGGGTAAAGTATCGGAAAAAGATATATTATTTCAAGGGATATCACCCAAGGACATCGTCACAAGTATCAAGGAAAAATTTAATCTTGATATCAATGAAAAATGGTTTGTAAAATCAGAACATTTCAAAACGACAGGTAGGCATTCTGTTTTTTTGAGACTACCAAACAATAAATTAATTAGTTTTTTTATTAATATTAACCCCGTTAAATAA
- a CDS encoding CTP synthase, translated as MAKTKYIFITGGVCSGLGKGIASASIGAILKSAGYSVFTSKLDPYLNIDPGTMSPYQHGEVFVTDDGTETDLDLGHYERFIDTSLSKLSNLTTGRVYEKVLQGERSGTYLGKTIQIVPHITNEIKDYIRRAATESKADFLLTEIGGTVGDIEGEPFLEALRQFHNEMGDENVMFVHLTLLPYLTASMELKTKPTQMSVRELHRRGIQPDIILARSDLKIGQDELYKIAMFADIDPKAVIPALTVSSIYEVPLNFEKHGHISDIIFKKMNLPKRKPKLDDWEALIKRIKTTKKKLPIALVGKYNENIDAYISVIEAIKSACYHNGVKLDLVWIHSGKLEKGDKKEYDKLKKVKGIIVPGGFGHRGVEGKIMAAKYARENKKPYLGLCLGMQVATIEFARHVLGTKDANSTEFDKNTKNPVIHILPGHTEDEDKGGTLRLGAYPCVLDKDSLSYKAYGETKISERHRHRYEFNNDYLEVLEKAGMRFAGMSPDGKLVEIIEYKDHPYFVASQFHPEFKSRPLRPHPLFRDFIKAAVK; from the coding sequence ATGGCCAAAACAAAATACATTTTCATAACCGGCGGTGTTTGCTCAGGATTGGGTAAGGGGATTGCTTCTGCCTCAATTGGGGCAATACTCAAGTCAGCCGGTTATTCTGTTTTTACCAGCAAGCTTGATCCTTATCTTAATATTGATCCGGGTACCATGAGTCCTTATCAGCATGGGGAAGTATTTGTGACAGACGATGGTACAGAGACTGATCTTGATTTGGGTCACTATGAGAGATTTATAGATACGTCTCTCTCCAAGCTTTCCAATCTGACAACTGGTCGGGTCTATGAAAAAGTGTTGCAAGGTGAAAGAAGTGGTACTTATCTTGGCAAAACCATACAGATTGTGCCGCACATTACCAATGAAATAAAAGATTATATCAGAAGGGCCGCTACAGAATCCAAAGCTGATTTTTTGTTGACCGAAATTGGTGGTACAGTCGGAGACATTGAAGGTGAGCCTTTTTTGGAAGCTTTGCGTCAGTTTCACAATGAAATGGGTGATGAAAATGTCATGTTTGTGCATTTGACACTTTTGCCATATCTGACAGCTTCAATGGAACTCAAGACCAAACCAACTCAAATGTCTGTCAGAGAATTACACCGTCGGGGTATTCAGCCGGATATTATATTAGCTAGAAGTGATCTCAAAATTGGTCAAGATGAACTGTATAAAATTGCTATGTTTGCTGATATTGATCCCAAAGCGGTCATACCAGCGCTGACAGTCAGTAGCATCTATGAAGTACCGCTCAATTTTGAAAAACATGGTCACATCTCTGATATAATTTTCAAAAAAATGAATTTGCCAAAGAGAAAACCAAAGCTAGACGATTGGGAGGCACTTATCAAGCGTATCAAAACTACCAAAAAGAAATTGCCTATTGCCCTGGTCGGCAAGTACAACGAAAATATAGATGCTTATATCAGTGTGATAGAAGCTATCAAATCAGCCTGTTATCACAATGGTGTCAAATTAGATTTGGTTTGGATTCATTCCGGTAAGTTGGAAAAAGGTGACAAAAAAGAATACGACAAACTCAAAAAAGTAAAAGGTATTATTGTACCAGGTGGTTTTGGTCATCGTGGAGTAGAAGGCAAAATTATGGCTGCTAAATATGCCCGTGAAAACAAAAAACCCTATCTTGGTCTTTGTCTTGGTATGCAGGTAGCTACTATTGAATTTGCTCGCCATGTCTTGGGCACCAAAGATGCTAATAGTACTGAGTTTGACAAAAATACCAAAAATCCAGTTATACACATATTGCCAGGGCACACTGAAGACGAAGACAAAGGTGGCACCCTGAGACTCGGTGCTTATCCTTGTGTCTTGGATAAAGATTCGCTGAGCTACAAAGCTTATGGGGAGACTAAGATTTCCGAGCGTCATCGCCATCGTTATGAATTCAACAATGATTATCTAGAAGTACTGGAAAAAGCTGGTATGAGATTTGCTGGTATGAGTCCAGATGGCAAGCTGGTAGAAATCATAGAATACAAAGACCATCCATATTTTGTGGCATCTCAATTTCATCCGGAATTTAAATCCCGACCACTAAGACCACATCCACTATTTCGAGATTTTATTAAAGCAGCTGTAAAATAA
- a CDS encoding ROK family protein: MYISLDIGATNTRMAASQSLDDVQLTAKTIFPTNQFFESGISEIIIKIKKISEHPEAIGIGIAGRVSEGELEASTNLPDWVNKKLVKRLNNEFDCPVYIANDAVAQGLAEVYFGHGLKEKFLYLVLGTGLGGAIVDGQSKKAGSIKFDREFLRTWEQKFGGKNIKNIFGKSAENLSDSQWQIVTDDFSDCIKDLSSRVSVKYIILSGGMIDKQKDRFVRALSNIQKPKILFSDLRDDIGLYGSLALIKK, translated from the coding sequence ATGTATATCTCTCTAGATATCGGTGCTACCAATACCCGTATGGCAGCTAGTCAATCTCTAGATGATGTCCAGTTGACTGCTAAAACTATTTTCCCGACCAATCAATTTTTTGAGTCTGGTATCTCAGAAATTATAATAAAAATCAAAAAAATTTCAGAACATCCTGAAGCAATTGGTATTGGGATTGCTGGTCGGGTGTCTGAGGGTGAACTGGAGGCCTCTACTAATCTGCCGGATTGGGTAAATAAAAAATTAGTCAAAAGACTAAACAATGAATTTGATTGTCCGGTTTATATAGCCAATGACGCTGTGGCTCAGGGTTTGGCGGAAGTTTATTTTGGTCACGGCTTAAAAGAAAAATTTTTGTATCTGGTCTTAGGTACCGGCTTGGGAGGAGCTATAGTAGATGGTCAAAGTAAAAAAGCGGGCTCTATAAAATTTGATAGGGAGTTTTTGAGGACTTGGGAGCAAAAATTTGGTGGCAAGAATATAAAAAACATATTTGGCAAATCAGCTGAAAATTTGTCAGACAGCCAGTGGCAAATAGTGACTGATGATTTTAGCGATTGTATCAAAGATTTGTCTAGTAGAGTGTCGGTAAAATATATTATCTTAAGTGGTGGTATGATAGATAAACAAAAAGATAGATTTGTCAGGGCTTTATCTAATATCCAAAAGCCAAAGATTTTGTTTTCGGACTTGAGAGATGATATTGGATTATATGGTAGTTTAGCTTTGATAAAAAAATAA
- a CDS encoding S-adenosylmethionine decarboxylase, whose translation MNKKIWGQLLSIDLYDCDREPITNKKGLGKFCLDLCKEIDMVPYGKPIVKRFGDGDLEGNTAVQLIQTSNITVHCDEIYNRVFIDIFSCKKFSTPKAKKFCRDFFKGKKMKFHNIYRG comes from the coding sequence ATGAATAAAAAAATCTGGGGACAGCTTTTGTCCATTGATCTTTACGACTGTGACAGGGAGCCAATTACTAATAAAAAGGGATTGGGAAAATTCTGCCTGGATCTGTGTAAAGAAATTGATATGGTTCCTTATGGAAAACCAATAGTCAAAAGGTTTGGCGACGGTGACCTAGAAGGCAATACAGCTGTACAGCTGATACAAACATCAAATATCACTGTACATTGTGACGAAATATACAATCGGGTCTTTATTGATATCTTTAGCTGCAAGAAATTTTCTACACCAAAAGCCAAAAAGTTTTGCCGAGATTTTTTCAAAGGTAAAAAAATGAAATTTCATAATATATATAGAGGATAA
- a CDS encoding 6-bladed beta-propeller has translation MRASTKKSQFVALFVVFLVMAIGFGSGFGSDEQVMEIWHWQEDWRLGGEDESFIFASISKVLLGHDNNLYILDGRSSKIYVVAVADGKHQRTISISGEGPGELSFSGNMFLMGDEHIGLLRTTPAKIVYIDYQGKPGPSIYLNENPSGMFLSTFAKWQNGILVIAGSNSIPGETWLGQYVEYGEKFRYVNYPLRSLFLEQKLVEEDTYFYSYKPWDLDKDGNLYLAPYWGDKSKNEYHFNVYDTQGKKLREISHEFEPYERSNEEKRLAKASLVGGVEDLKMMESLGGECVVEDIAPNIFDITIHSDGRIWVETSRSAKNQPEGIFKTYDIFLPSGEFSHRVALALPANGEKDIVYFISDDQLIVVKGQKDILSFGAYPDADVLEIICYSLSR, from the coding sequence ATGCGCGCTAGCACAAAGAAAAGTCAGTTTGTCGCCTTGTTTGTTGTTTTTTTGGTCATGGCCATTGGTTTTGGCTCTGGCTTTGGAAGCGATGAACAGGTGATGGAAATTTGGCACTGGCAAGAGGATTGGCGTCTGGGCGGAGAAGACGAGAGTTTTATCTTCGCCTCAATTAGCAAGGTGCTTTTGGGTCATGACAACAATTTGTACATCTTGGATGGCAGAAGTTCCAAGATTTATGTTGTTGCTGTTGCCGATGGCAAGCACCAAAGAACCATCAGCATTTCTGGCGAAGGGCCAGGTGAGCTCAGTTTTTCCGGCAATATGTTTTTGATGGGTGATGAGCACATTGGTCTTTTGCGGACCACTCCGGCCAAAATCGTCTATATTGATTACCAAGGGAAACCTGGGCCAAGCATTTACTTGAATGAGAATCCTTCTGGCATGTTTCTCTCTACCTTTGCCAAATGGCAAAATGGTATATTGGTTATTGCCGGAAGCAATTCTATTCCCGGAGAAACTTGGCTCGGCCAATACGTTGAGTATGGTGAGAAGTTTCGTTATGTCAACTATCCTTTGCGTTCCTTGTTTCTTGAACAAAAGTTAGTGGAAGAGGATACCTATTTTTACTCTTACAAACCTTGGGATCTTGATAAAGATGGCAATCTTTATCTTGCTCCTTATTGGGGTGATAAGAGTAAAAATGAATATCACTTCAATGTATATGACACGCAGGGGAAAAAGCTACGAGAGATCAGTCATGAATTTGAGCCATACGAGCGTTCAAATGAGGAGAAACGCTTGGCAAAGGCTTCACTTGTGGGCGGTGTCGAGGACTTGAAGATGATGGAGAGCTTGGGCGGTGAATGTGTAGTTGAAGATATTGCGCCAAATATCTTTGACATTACCATTCACTCTGATGGTAGGATTTGGGTGGAAACCAGTCGTAGCGCAAAGAATCAGCCCGAGGGCATATTCAAAACCTACGACATTTTCCTGCCAAGTGGCGAGTTTTCCCATCGGGTAGCGCTAGCTTTGCCGGCCAACGGAGAAAAAGACATAGTTTACTTTATTTCTGACGACCAGCTCATTGTGGTCAAAGGCCAAAAAGATATATTGAGTTTTGGCGCGTATCCGGATGCCGATGTTTTGGAAATTATTTGCTACTCTCTATCAAGGTGA